One segment of Drosophila ananassae strain 14024-0371.13 chromosome 3R, ASM1763931v2, whole genome shotgun sequence DNA contains the following:
- the LOC6498617 gene encoding accessory gland protein Acp36DE: MLACSYNALFALALLNSVFPGESILTEQERIYNRLQPATSPTIIFDSNGDKFGSNLGYLQSQSESQSQSQSQSELNSQLESQSQSQSQLQNQREESINIPQFIIPYKLAQNEIQSQSQSQFEAQDSRRAQEAREKYLRQQQRQLQSQAQAEYLRDLQAQSQLQSQRQADAQDNYLLQNQAQSQSEAQAQYLRDLQAQYQPQSQTHADANDNYLQENQYLRGRQAQTQAQTQTQYIKNAQALAYAQYIRQLKEQAQAQAEAQAVAQAQAQARVAALAQAQAQAQAQAKAQADAQAQALAQAQALAQAQAHAEAQARARYLRLAQAEALAQTKALQFEQALTQAQVQAQAQAQAQAQAQAQAQAQAQAQAQAQAQAQAQAQAQAQAQAQAQAQAQAQAQAQSQAQAQAQAQAQAQAQAQAQAQAQAQAQAQAQAQAQAQAQAQAQAQAQAQAQAQAQAQAQDQQFKRNLLERQPALILVQPPRQVRPELVIIDPNSISGSQIQNQNQKQTQRNIQSESQSQIQSQSQSQSNRQTRDSRGNLIILNPESPRRPDILILNPSLEEQSQRQLQKQSQSNLQSESQLQSQSQTQSQSQMEHLHDVGQGKLILVKHGIPLKPKILILDPNQNVGAQSQKQNQKQSQSQSESKSQAESQSQSQSQSNRQTNVGLGSQSQRQNQKQSQLQSQSESQSQSQSQSQTQFESNRQLLNQGQENVLVLKAKNRGQKESNSQAQSQAQSQAQSKGASQAQSQAQSQAQSQSLLESQAESQAQSQSQSETQYGSYIPNKQSLSDQDDLFGQSMYRSSRAKQSQSQSQSQSQSQSQYSKDSPPRYFSQKDIDADSKLSTVDLITKYGYPSETHYSNTPDGYKLCLHRIPRKGGKPVILVHGLMSSSASWVQFGPSNGLAYILHRKGYDVWMLNTRGNIYSREHSQGRLPPRKYWDFSFHEIGKYDLPSTIDFIQKQTNVPKVHYIGHSQGSTAFFVMCSEQPQYADKVQLMQALSPTVYMRENRSPVLKFLGMFKGKFSMLLNLLGGYEISAKNKLIKQFKRHICDKSEVGNSLCAVFDFVLCGFDWKSFNQTLTPIVAAHASQGASAKQIYHYAQLQGDLNFQRFDHGEVLNQVRYESREPPTYNLTQVLSKVVIHHGGGDWLGSESDVAHLQKHLPNVIESRKVDYDGFSHFDFTLSKDVRPLVYDHVLGHLQNVHLHED, translated from the exons ATGCTGGCCTGTTCCTACAACGCGCTTTTTGCGCTAGCGTTACTCAATTCAGTCTTTCCTGGTGAATCAATCTTAACAGAGCAAGAGAGGATTTATAACAGACTTCAGCCAGCTACATCCCCAACAATAATTTTCGATTCCAATG GTGATAAGTTTGGATCAAATCTTGGATATTTACAATCACAATCTGAATCGCAATCGCAATCTCAATCGCAATCCGAATTAAATTCACAGTTAGAGTCACAGTCACAAAGCCAATCGCAATTACAAAATCAAAGGGAGGAATCCATTAATATCCCACAGTTTATTATCCCTTACAAACTGGCTCAAAATGAAATTCAATCACAATCACAATCCCAATTCGAGGCGCAGGATTCGAGGCGAGCTCAGGAAGCACGAGAAAAATATTTGAGGCAACAACAGCGCCAGTTACAATCGCAAGCACAGGCTGAATATCTTAGAGACCTCCAGGCGCAGTCCCAATTACAATCCCAGAGACAGGCTGACGCTCAGGATAATTATTTGCTACAAAACCAAGCCCAGTCCCAATCGGAAGCACAGGCTCAATATCTGAGAGACCTCCAGGCGCAGTATCAACCACAATCCCAGACACACGCTGACGCTAATGATAATTATTTGCAAGAAAACCAATATCTAAGAGGACGTCAAGCGCAGACACAGGCTCAGACTCAGACACAGTATATAAAAAATGCACAAGCACTAGCGTATGCTCAATATATAAGACAACTGAAGGAGCAGGCTCAAGCTCAAGCCGAGGCTCAAGCTGTAGCCCAAGCCCAAGCTCAAGCTAGAGTTGCAGCTCTGGCACAGGCTCAAGCTCAAGCTCAAGCTCAGGCTAAAGCTCAAGCTGATGCTCAGGCGCAAGCTCTTGCTCAGGCTCAAGCTCTGGCTCAGGCTCAAGCTCACGCTGAAGCTCAAGCTCGGGCTCGATACTTAAGACTAGCCCAAGCGGAAGCACTTGCACAAACCAAAGCCCTACAGTTCGAACAAGCCCTAACTCAAGCCCAAGTACAAGCTCAGGCTCAAGCTCAGGCTCAAGCACAGGCTCAAGCACAGGCTCAAGCTCAGGCACAGGCTCAAGCTCAGGCACAGGCACAGGCTCAAGCTCAAGCACAGGCTCAAGCTCAGGCACAGGCTCAGGCTCAGGCTCAGGCTCAAGCTCAAGCACAGGCTCAATCTCAAGCACAGGCACAGGCTCAAGCACAGGCTCAGGCTCAAGCACAGGCTCAGGCTCAAGCACAGGCACAGGCTCAAGCACAGGCTCAGGCTCAAGCACAGGCTCAGGCTCAAGCACAGGCTCAGGCTCAAGCACAGGCTCAGGCTCAAGCACAGGCCCAAGCACAGGCTCAAGCTCAAGACCAACAATTCAAAAGGAATTTGCTTGAAAGACAACCAGCCTTGATTTTGGTCCAGCCACCAAGGCAAGTAAGACCCGAACTGGTTATCATAGATCCTAACAGCATTTCGGGTTCACAGatacaaaatcaaaatcaaaaacagACACAGCGCAATATCCAATCCGAGTCACAATCTCAGATTCAATCCCAATCCCAGTCACAGTCTAATCGTCAAACTCGCGATAGCCGAGGTAATTTAATCATTCTGAATCCGGAATCACCAAGGAGACCAGATATTCTGATCCTCAATCCTAGTTTGGAAGAGCAATCACAGAGGCAGTTACAAAAGCAATCACAGTCAAACTTGCAGTCAGAGTCACAGTtgcagtcccagtcccagacCCAATCCCAGTCCCAGATGGAGCACCTTCATGACGTAGGTCAAGGTAAACTGATCTTAGTAAAGCATGGAATACCActcaaaccaaaaattttgattcTTGATCCCAACCAAAATGTGGGTGCCCAATCACAGaagcaaaaccaaaaacaatcTCAGTCCCAATCGGAGTCTAAGTCGCAGGCtgagtctcagtctcagtcacAGTCACAGTCTAATCGCCAAACGAATGTAGGTTTGGGTTCACAATCACAGAGGCAAAACCAAAAGCAGTCGCAATTACAGTCTCAATCAGAGTCCCAATCACAGTCACAATCACAGTCCCAAACACAGTTCGAGTCTAATCGCCAACTTCTTAATCAGGGTCAAGAAAATGTATTAGTTCTGAAGGCTAAAAATAGAGGCCAGAAGGAATCGAACTCACAAGCGCAATCCCAAGCTCAGTCCCAAGCTCAGTCGAAAGGTGCCTCACAAGCTCAGTCACAAGCTCAGTCACAAGCACAGTCACAATCACTGTTAGAATCACAAGCGGAATCGCAAGCGCAATCTCAATCACAATCAGAAACCCAATATGGTTCCTACATTCCAAACAAACAAAGTTTAAGTGATCAAGATGATCTTTTTGGACAATCAATGTACCGATCTTCCAGGGCAAAACAAAGCCAGTCTCAAAGCCAATCCCAAAGCCAATCTCAGAGTCAATACAGCAAGGATAGTCCCCCGAGGTATTTTTCGCAGAAGGACATTGATGCAGATTCCAAATTGAGCACG GTGGACCTGATAACCAAATATGGTTACCCGTCGGAGACCCACTACTCGAACACCCCGGATGGCTACAAGCTATGCCTGCATCGCATTCCTCGGAAAGGAGGCAAGCCTGTTATCCTTGTCCACGGTCTGATGTCCAGCTCAGCATCCTGGGTGCAATTCGGACCGTCCAACGGCCTGGCCTACATTCTCCACCGGAAGGGCTATGATGTTTGGATGCTGAACACCCGAGGCAACATCTACTCCAGGGAGCACTCGCAGGGTCGCCTGCCGCCGCGGAAGTACTGGGACTTCTCCTTCCACGAGATCGGAAAGTACGATCTGCCCTCCACCATTGACTTTATCCAGAAGCAGACTAATGTGCCAAAAGTTCACTATATTGGCCACTCCCAAGGCTCCACTGCATTCTTCGTAATGTGCAGCGAACAACCCCAATACGCCGATAAAGTCCAACTCATGCAGGCCCTGTCGCCGACGGTATACATGCGCGAGAATCGCAGTCCGGTACTCAAGTTTTTGGGTATGTTCAAGGGTAAATTTTCG ATGTTGCTAAATCTCTTGGGTGGCTATGAGATCTCTGCGAAAAACAAACTTATCAAACAATTCAAGAGACACATCTGTGACAAATCGGAGGTGGGAAATAGCCTTTGCGCTGTATTTGACTTTGTTCTCTGTGGCTTCGACTGGAAGAGCTTCAACCAA ACCTTGACTCCTATAGTCGCTGCCCATGCCTCCCAAGGAGCTTCGGCCAAACAGATCTATCACTACGCCCAGCTCCAAGGTGACCTGAACTTCCAACGTTTCGACCATGGAGAAGTATT